Proteins encoded in a region of the Candidatus Obscuribacter sp. genome:
- a CDS encoding CPBP family intramembrane metalloprotease — protein MNTHDLNIVLEGIILCTALTVFFVRDAKIKKLAHWSLLASGTIFVILMLTATSSKRVQAGPAQAVMDLSQVEFSMRMEGAFKGLGDSNNKLMKSPDGQSDKLKVAAVKSMNKAVEKAPDSLPLQFENAILSGELGQSFSKPVKAMQENADKRGPQGARIIENVYQYKRIPDAELDSTIAYIKDVLKPGWFKEVAELEVYRVAGAKKLASQAQKAYDESCQKFLLNLIVVALAGCGALLVGVIVVLCQLFFLPRHPSTDQELVQVRSPVDYGALTVYGVFVGWLVLEGVIGQIMAASMQPLKNPQPVIVPLVTMTLYLLTNGPALIFVWLLALKPNKVRFVNGVKLFFRTPNKGPFGLVLTGVLTWFACVPLVLLSQISKLFGNTEGSSNPILSVIMNSAHHADLLTGFLFVLAVGVLPGLCEEILFRGFLYSYLRRHFGALISMILSAALFAGVHLDGGAFLQLFVLGFVFAFTLERQRSIVPCIIAHALWNSSTFLIILLLFGA, from the coding sequence TTGAATACTCACGACTTAAACATAGTTCTGGAGGGGATAATCCTCTGTACAGCTTTGACTGTGTTTTTTGTGCGTGATGCCAAAATCAAAAAGCTTGCCCACTGGTCGCTTCTAGCGTCCGGCACAATTTTTGTCATTTTAATGCTCACCGCTACATCCAGTAAGCGAGTCCAGGCCGGTCCGGCTCAGGCTGTTATGGATTTGAGTCAGGTAGAGTTTTCGATGCGCATGGAAGGTGCTTTTAAGGGGCTTGGTGACAGCAACAATAAGCTGATGAAGTCACCTGATGGGCAGTCTGACAAACTCAAAGTAGCGGCTGTCAAATCGATGAATAAGGCTGTGGAAAAGGCTCCAGACAGCCTGCCGCTCCAATTTGAGAATGCAATACTTTCAGGCGAACTTGGTCAGAGCTTTAGTAAGCCTGTTAAGGCCATGCAAGAAAATGCAGATAAACGTGGGCCGCAAGGCGCGCGTATTATCGAAAACGTCTATCAATATAAGCGCATTCCGGATGCTGAGCTGGACAGTACTATCGCCTACATAAAAGACGTGCTCAAACCTGGCTGGTTTAAAGAAGTGGCTGAGCTAGAGGTATACAGGGTGGCTGGCGCTAAAAAGCTGGCTAGCCAGGCGCAAAAGGCTTATGACGAGAGCTGTCAGAAGTTTTTGCTCAATCTAATTGTCGTAGCTTTGGCCGGTTGTGGCGCGCTCCTCGTGGGCGTAATCGTTGTGCTCTGTCAGCTTTTCTTTTTGCCACGTCATCCCTCGACTGATCAAGAGCTGGTGCAGGTGCGCTCTCCTGTCGACTATGGTGCGCTCACGGTATATGGCGTATTTGTGGGCTGGCTGGTTTTGGAAGGTGTGATTGGACAAATCATGGCAGCCAGTATGCAGCCGCTTAAAAACCCGCAGCCGGTTATTGTGCCGCTTGTTACTATGACCCTTTATCTATTGACCAATGGTCCAGCTTTGATTTTTGTCTGGCTTTTGGCTCTCAAGCCAAACAAGGTGCGCTTTGTTAATGGGGTCAAACTTTTTTTTCGTACTCCCAACAAGGGTCCATTTGGTCTGGTGCTTACCGGTGTTTTGACCTGGTTTGCCTGTGTACCTCTGGTATTGCTCTCTCAGATATCCAAGCTTTTTGGCAATACCGAAGGCTCATCCAATCCCATTTTGTCTGTAATCATGAATTCGGCGCACCATGCTGATTTACTTACCGGCTTTTTGTTTGTGCTGGCTGTTGGTGTTTTGCCTGGACTTTGTGAAGAGATACTTTTTAGAGGATTTCTATATAGTTATTTGCGCCGCCATTTTGGCGCGCTTATTTCGATGATTCTCTCTGCCGCTCTCTTTGCTGGAGTCCACCTGGACGGTGGTGCCTTTTTGCAATTATTTGTGCTGGGCTTTGTCTTTGCCTTTACCCTGGAGAGGCAGCGCTCGATTGTGCCTTGCATAATCGCTCATGCTCTCTGGAATAGTTCTACTTTTTTGATAATTCTTTTGCTCTTTGGTGCATAG
- a CDS encoding ribbon-helix-helix protein, CopG family: MPKKVLVALPPGLLEQIDFVSGVEHRTRSDLIREALRRYIDNFKKNQGPRMQVSNVGTQKIAILSENDL, encoded by the coding sequence ATGCCAAAGAAAGTACTAGTTGCTCTGCCTCCAGGTCTGTTGGAGCAGATTGATTTTGTCTCGGGTGTCGAGCACCGCACCCGCTCAGATCTGATACGCGAGGCATTGCGTCGTTATATCGACAACTTCAAAAAAAATCAGGGTCCACGGATGCAAGTTAGCAACGTTGGCACTCAAAAGATTGCAATTTTGAGCGAAAACGACCTTTAA
- the selD gene encoding selenide, water dikinase SelD, whose translation MSNNNPNDLHSSSRRLTSNVKAGGCAAKMSAAELKQILRGIAKPKDPLLLTGIENFEDAAVYKLRDDLAIVETVDFFPPLVDDPFLFGQIAANNALSDIYAMGAQPILALALLAFPSCDFPLETASEILKGGVDQVTKAGAIVAGGHSIQGQEILYGLTVTGVVHPDKILTNSGARPGDALIMTRALGTGVSLLALKAGLLSQELQARLFSNLTTLNGEAIKAVSTIDIHACTDITGFGLIGHIQEMSKASKLSGRLDISGLRFLPQVLEFARQGLVPAGAYGNRKSFEANVSYIRDFPLEFTDLLYDPQTAGGLLFALAPHDVAPCLEALNRASIEATVIGQFLEGIPGHIDVMNSQ comes from the coding sequence ATGTCCAACAATAATCCAAATGACCTACACTCCTCCTCTCGGCGCTTGACGAGCAACGTCAAAGCGGGAGGCTGTGCGGCCAAAATGAGTGCGGCCGAGTTAAAACAAATATTGCGCGGCATTGCAAAACCCAAAGATCCTCTTTTGCTAACTGGCATCGAAAATTTTGAAGATGCTGCCGTATATAAACTGAGAGATGATCTGGCTATAGTGGAGACTGTGGATTTTTTTCCACCGCTAGTAGACGATCCATTTTTATTTGGACAAATCGCCGCCAACAATGCCCTCTCGGATATATATGCAATGGGCGCGCAACCAATCCTGGCCCTTGCTTTGTTAGCTTTTCCCAGTTGTGATTTTCCGCTTGAGACAGCTAGCGAGATACTTAAAGGTGGAGTCGATCAAGTCACTAAAGCTGGTGCCATAGTGGCAGGCGGACACAGCATCCAGGGTCAAGAAATTTTGTACGGTTTGACTGTCACTGGTGTTGTGCATCCAGACAAAATACTCACCAATAGTGGTGCCAGGCCTGGTGACGCATTGATTATGACCAGAGCACTGGGCACTGGCGTAAGCCTTTTGGCCCTCAAAGCAGGACTATTATCACAAGAGCTACAAGCGAGGCTCTTCAGCAACCTGACCACTCTCAATGGTGAGGCCATAAAAGCAGTCTCAACAATAGATATACACGCCTGCACTGATATTACAGGCTTCGGACTGATTGGGCATATCCAGGAGATGTCCAAAGCATCCAAGCTGTCCGGCAGATTGGATATATCAGGACTGCGCTTTTTACCTCAGGTACTGGAATTTGCTAGACAGGGGCTGGTACCTGCTGGTGCCTATGGCAATCGCAAATCATTTGAGGCAAACGTATCCTATATAAGGGATTTCCCGCTGGAATTTACCGATTTACTATATGACCCGCAGACAGCTGGCGGTCTATTGTTTGCCCTGGCACCACATGACGTGGCACCATGCCTGGAGGCACTTAACCGGGCATCTATCGAGGCCACCGTAATAGGACAGTTTTTAGAAGGTATCCCAGGTCATATCGATGTAATGAATAGCCAGTAG
- the yedF gene encoding sulfurtransferase-like selenium metabolism protein YedF, translating into MKKELDLRGLTCPEPVLRTKKVIDDQTIQTVEVIVDSEVNVENLARLARSQSFGFSKESTGDHFKVKLVRDSSPQAQAQVQAEKVAETASGGTIIFITRDTFGQGASPSDHDFSLNLMNVFLQTALKSGHKIRAVLLANSGVKLMDPQGAHHQVLQEIRQTNVEVLACGLCLDYYGLKDKVAVEQVTNMFAICEYLFAAEKILSP; encoded by the coding sequence ATGAAAAAAGAACTCGACTTGCGGGGATTGACTTGCCCAGAGCCAGTCCTTAGAACAAAAAAAGTTATTGACGATCAAACAATACAAACAGTCGAAGTAATTGTAGATAGTGAAGTCAATGTAGAGAATCTAGCCAGACTGGCCCGCTCGCAAAGCTTTGGCTTTAGCAAAGAGAGCACAGGCGATCATTTTAAAGTCAAACTCGTCAGGGACTCATCGCCTCAAGCACAAGCACAAGTGCAAGCAGAAAAAGTGGCAGAGACCGCCAGTGGTGGCACGATTATCTTTATCACAAGAGATACTTTTGGTCAGGGTGCCAGCCCATCGGATCATGATTTTAGTCTCAATCTGATGAATGTCTTTTTGCAGACTGCACTAAAATCAGGTCACAAAATAAGAGCCGTGCTGCTCGCCAATAGCGGCGTTAAATTGATGGACCCACAGGGTGCACATCATCAAGTCTTGCAAGAAATCAGACAAACTAACGTAGAGGTCCTGGCTTGTGGACTCTGTCTAGATTACTATGGCTTAAAAGACAAAGTGGCAGTCGAGCAAGTGACTAATATGTTTGCTATTTGCGAATATCTATTTGCCGCAGAAAAAATACTGAGCCCTTAA